GCCAAAGTGCTGGGCAGCCACAGGCCATGCTATCCTTGTTTCCCTATCCATCATCTTCTTAAGTCTACACAACTGAGGGCAAGAAAAGGCAGGATGGACAGTCCATCCAGACAGAGAAGTCCTGGTCATCCCCCAACACCTTTTTGTCTCTAGGTGTCCCCTTGATGGTAGACCCCCAGGAAGGGGAACACTTGCCTTAGCAGTTCAGAGGTCTCAGTTAACAGAAAATGGGGGACAGGGTGGCCGGACAACTGCTGAGGCCTGGGCTGATGGAGATGGGCCCTGTCCATTAAAGAGCAATGCTGCTCTTCCACAAGGCGCCGTCCCCACTGCACCACATGGTGGCCTTTGCTTTCAGGACCAGTTAGCACAGGATTTTATGGAATGTGCATGTAGTCCCCCAGATGGGTAAGATCCTGAGAATTTTAGGGCTAATGAAGAGTTCCTCATCCTGTCTGAGCACTTTCCCTCAGAACTGGGTCTCTCTGCTATACTGGACAGAGCCTTTACTGAGCAGAAGAGCGGTGGGCTTGGGAGATGACTATTTGCCCCCAAAAGTGGACAACAGAACAGTGGAAAGACAGGAGGTGTTGTCATCACCCCCAAATATAATTCCTGTTTTGACTCACAGGCATTCATCAGAACAGACACCATGGCCGAGTATGAGTATGTAGATCCTGGATTCTTCCGCACTTCCAACAACAGCAGCCAGGCACATAAGGACTTCCTGCAGTTCAGCCAGCTGTTTCTGCCCTGCATGTATGTGGTGGTGTTCATCTGTGGCCTGGTGGGGAACTCCCTGGTGCTGGTCATATACGTCTGCTACCAGAAGCTGAAGAGCCTGACAGATGTGTTCCTCATGAACCTGCCCTTGGCTGATCTGGTGTTTATCTGCACTCTGCCCTTCTGGGCCTATGCAGGCATTCACGAGTGGATCTTTGGCAGCTTCATGTGCAAAACCCTGCTGGGCATCTACACTTTGAACTTCTACACATCCATGCTCATCCTCACCTGCATCACTGTGGACCGCTTCATTGCAGTGGTCCGTGCCACTAAGACCTACAACCAGCAGGCCAAGtggatgaccttgggcaaggccaTCTGCCTGTCCATCTGGGTGATCTCCCTGCTGGTTGCCTTGCCACAGATCATCTATGGCAATGTCCATTACCTCGACAAGCCCATCTGTGGCTATCACAATGAGGAGATTTCTACTGTGGTTCTTGCCACCCAGATGACACTGGGATTCTTCCTGCCACTGATCACCATGATTGTCTGCTACTCAGTCATAGTCAAGACCTTGCTTCAGGCCCGAGGCTTTCAGAAGCACAAGTCTCTGAAGATCATCTTTCTTGTAGTGGCTGTGTTCCTGGTGACCCAGACGCCTTTCAACCTTGTGAAGCTCATCCGCAGCATGAGCTGGGAGTACAACACCATGACCAGCTTCCACTATGCCATCTTAGTGACAGAGGCCATTGCCTACCTGCGGGCCTGCCTTAATCCTGTGCTGTACGCCTTTGTTGGCTTGAAGTTTCGGAAGCATTTCTGGAAACTTGTAAAAGACATTGGCTGCCTCCCTTACCTGGGGGTCTCAAGTCAATGGAAATCTTCTGAGGACACTTCCAAGACTTGCTCTGCCTCTCATAATGTGGAGGCCACCAACATGTTCCAGTTGTAGGTCTTGCTGATGCTTGGAGGCACTCCGaggaatttttctttgtttatagctTGCAGATTCTCATAGAGAAGTAGTCGGATGCTGCAGCTGTGCTTCCTCTCAGGCAGGAACACTTTCTGTTCTCTTCTTGAACACTCAGGCCTAGAGCTCAAAGGGAAGTGTGAACACTGGATGggctttccttccttcatccccAAGAATGCTGACTGAAGGGATTGATGAGTGACTCTCGAGACCTCAGGTTCTCCCTCACTGGGACTGAGACCGGGACTGAGGGTTGAAGAAGCATGGCTAACAAAGTTACTGATGGCAGGTGACACTCTGGGCTCCTAAATTCAGCAGATTCTTGTGGCTACGGAAGCAGAGGAGATTAGAGCAGCCACGAAATTAGTGCTGGCCCATAAGGCTCAGACTGCAATTATCAGGCACCGAACAGAACTGAGATCAGGTTCTGCCTCACCTTGGGTTGGACTTTTACATAGATAGAGGTGTATCTCTCTTTGATTAATCCCAGAAGGACTAGCACCAGGGAGTATGAATGGGCCAAACAAATTACAGAATTCCAGTGGTCCATAGAGTGGACCATAGAGTTTCTATATAGAAAAATGTGCAAAGCAGAGTTTAAGACTATTAGGAAATCTCAACAGCATTTCTAAAGGGGAGTCTTTGGTGggtttacttatttaaaaactgaattatcCAATGCTTACCACATACAGATATAAGTcatatatgaatgtatatataacacacacaATCAAAAGCATATGATTTTCATGACAACAAATAAAACCTTTTTAAAGTCTCCAAACCATTTTTATCCTTACACACATTTTACTTTAATGTGTTACGCCTGGAATATACCCAAAGTGATTACTTATGGACACAGGAAAGAAGTTAAAATTGTAAACTTACAGGGCAGTGCTTTACCAAGGCAATGGAATATGCTATTCACTGTGGCTGCCAGCCTGCTGCCCAAGATATGAAGTGCATAGGGTTAGTCTCTGTATTATGGTCACAGTACGAGGAAGAGTGAGAAGCGTCAGACACTCCTGCGTGTTTATTAGATCTGAGCAATCTGTGCAAGAGGCCGAAAGTTGCCTTTCTGGATCACACTTCAGAAAATCACACACCAAAATATGGACACAGCTAAAGACAGTGCACCAGGAGGTGGGCCAGAAGCTTCCCAATGGTCTGGCTTTGAGATGTGGGTAAACCAGAGTTGAATCCTGGTTCTGCTCCTCACCAGTTGTTAAGAACCGGTCGGTAATCTCTTAACCTCTTTCACTGTGCTGAAACATGGACTGTAACAGTATCCTCTTACCAGGGATGATGTGAGGAGGGCTTGAATTGATGCACACGACACATAGCATGGTTGGCATTCACAGGTAGAGGGGCTCCCAAATGGCAGTAGTTACTAGAATTTCCCACCAGAACTATAATACAAAGGTAAGCTGCCATCACTCTCTGAGCTGGTGAGGCATGGGGGGTTTGCTTTGTGCCTTCTAGAGGTGCAGGGCATGTCACACCCTGGTCCAGCAGACAACAGGCAGGCCTTCCAGGGCCCACTTGATCGTATCTATTATTATGTTATTAGGTATAAACAAGCCTAAATGCATCCACAAGAACAGTAAGTCCTCAGGCCACAGGGACTACTGAGCACTTCCTCAAACATTAAAATGTGCCCTTTCCAATGTGACAAGGCTTTTATCTTCATAAAATTGGTTTCAAAGGGGGAGTTACTGTCACCCCCTTTTGTGCATTCATCTTAATGTTGAACACTTCTGATAGAGGGGCCCCCACACTTGGCTTCCCCAAGTTGTCCCAGAACAAGAGGCAGAGGCCCtaactgggaaggaagaagtgtTGCGAGCCAGCTGCGCCTCACAGGAGTTGGCACCTCTCCGTGTTCCCATGGAAGGAAGCAGTGTGGTGAGACGGAAAAACCAGGGACTGAGGTCACTCAGACACTAGTTCAGTGAAGCTCTATCGCTGTTCATCCCTGGGCAAGCTATTCAGTCTCCCTGAGCCTGAGGGGCAGCTGCCTGGCCAAGGCAGCAGAGGGGCAGTTGCCAAGACCTCCGCTTTCTCCCCAACCGGGGGCCTGCCTGGCTGAGTCCAGTGAGACCAGGGCCCTAGCAGGCTGAGCCCAGTCCCAGGCCTATTTCAGATGGCCTCTCTCCAGGCTCTTTGCAAACGGGTTTGCACTGGCCCTTCTTCAGCTTGGGGAAATCTGCCTGCCTATCCCCAGGAATCTTCCTTCCCCTTTTCTACTTCCCAGGTCACTCACTGCTCTAATACTCTTCAGGCCCTTACCCGCTGCACTTCGGAGTAGATATAATTTTTCCAACCCCTACCCTGGACATACACCATTATTGGCAAGAGGCCCTTGCACAGCCACATGTCATAGAGGGCTTCTGCATCCTGACTTCATTCCATCTACACCACAGCCCCATGAAGTACAAGCTCTGACCTCAGGCCTGTCCTGCTCCTCCCCTTGCCCTCTGCTCAGGCACCAGGGCTTGTGTCAGGAGCAGGCTGGGGGAGGCATGGCCCCTGGCTGAATCCAATCCACCTTGGCTGTGGCCTCAGGTACAGAACGTGGTCCTCTCGC
The DNA window shown above is from Manis javanica isolate MJ-LG chromosome 3, MJ_LKY, whole genome shotgun sequence and carries:
- the CXCR6 gene encoding C-X-C chemokine receptor type 6; translated protein: MAEYEYVDPGFFRTSNNSSQAHKDFLQFSQLFLPCMYVVVFICGLVGNSLVLVIYVCYQKLKSLTDVFLMNLPLADLVFICTLPFWAYAGIHEWIFGSFMCKTLLGIYTLNFYTSMLILTCITVDRFIAVVRATKTYNQQAKWMTLGKAICLSIWVISLLVALPQIIYGNVHYLDKPICGYHNEEISTVVLATQMTLGFFLPLITMIVCYSVIVKTLLQARGFQKHKSLKIIFLVVAVFLVTQTPFNLVKLIRSMSWEYNTMTSFHYAILVTEAIAYLRACLNPVLYAFVGLKFRKHFWKLVKDIGCLPYLGVSSQWKSSEDTSKTCSASHNVEATNMFQL